A region of the Geomonas subterranea genome:
GATTGCAGAAATTTCATTCGGTTCATCTTTCTTGCACATTTGGCATCTACCCTGTCGCAGGACTGGTGCTGCCAACCCGTCGATGCAGGTGCAGTCTTAAGAATCATTCAAGAGGTGGAATCGTGAAAAGAATCATAGGCGCCGTCATACTGTTGACCGTTCTGGGAGTGGCCGGCTATTTCTACTTCAAACAACCCCCCAAAGCGCAGTACAAGACGCAAAAGGTCGAGCGCGGTGCCATAACCTCCACCGTCTCCGCTACCGGTACCCTCAACGCGGTGGTCACGGTTCAGGTCGGTACCCAGGTCTCCGGGACTATCGCCAAGCTCTACGTCGACTTCAATTCGCCGGTGAAGAAGGGGCAGCCCATCGCCCAGATCGATCCCGCCCTGTTCAATTCGGCCGTGCAGCAATCGCGCGGCAACGCCCTCAACGCCGAGGCGACTCTCGCCAAGGCCAAGGTGACGGTTGCCGATGCCAAGAGGACTCTTGGACGCAACAGGGAACTGCTGAAGGAAGGGATCGTCGCTCAGAGCGATCTCGACGCTGCGCAGACCGCGTATGATTCCGCGCTTGCCGGCGTGAGGGCGGCCGAGGCATCCGTGATGCAGACTCGCGGCTCCCTGAAGCAGGCCGAGACCAACCTGAACTACTCCACCATCAGGTCCCCGGTGGATGGCATCGTCGTCTCGCGCAACGTGGACGTCGGGCAGACGGTTGCCGCCTCATTCCAGACGCCGACCCTCTTCACCATCGCCCAGGACCTCACCAAGATGCAGATCGACACGAGCGTGGACGAGTCGGACATCAGCAAGCTGAAGGTGGGGCAGAAGG
Encoded here:
- a CDS encoding efflux RND transporter periplasmic adaptor subunit codes for the protein MKRIIGAVILLTVLGVAGYFYFKQPPKAQYKTQKVERGAITSTVSATGTLNAVVTVQVGTQVSGTIAKLYVDFNSPVKKGQPIAQIDPALFNSAVQQSRGNALNAEATLAKAKVTVADAKRTLGRNRELLKEGIVAQSDLDAAQTAYDSALAGVRAAEASVMQTRGSLKQAETNLNYSTIRSPVDGIVVSRNVDVGQTVAASFQTPTLFTIAQDLTKMQIDTSVDESDISKLKVGQKATFTVDAYSDRQFEGTVVQIRNAPVVTQNVVTYVTVIAVDNKELKLKPGMTANVTVETLRKDNLLKVPAAALRFKPRSDKEKSASGKGGAGSMTGAGGGRGAGNGPKGKPGGKDGGQKVYTLDAEGKPSPVTITTGISDGSFVEVLSGNLKEGDDVIIEQVSQDKKKNGMSSPMGPRF